Part of the Zingiber officinale cultivar Zhangliang chromosome 6A, Zo_v1.1, whole genome shotgun sequence genome, GTGCTGGTAGTCACGGTAGCTTTTTTAGGGAGCTTGAGAGTTTGCTTGATCTTCTTGAGCCGGGTTGCGGTGGTTATGTTCTCGATTTCGCGTATAAACTCGCAAAGGTGACGGATGTAGTCCGGATACAGCTCCAGGTTGCAGTGACCTCCTCCGTTGATCCACAACGGTTCGTACGGTTCCTTTGCGAGCTTCCATAGGCCATGTCCGTGGAGCCAATTCACTACATCATCCTCGGTACCCTGCAAGAAGGTATGTTCAGACTTATCGAAATACGAAAGCAATGCCGCTATTCTTGTCTTTTTTACAGTGTGAGAAGTACTAACTTTAAGAATTCAACTTCCGTAGAGAAATTGGATGAACTTTAGACGAAAACTTACATGAATTACGAGAATTGGGCATTTGAcctttttaattttgttaatgtTCTGCACCAACAAGTAGACCGATTAGTATCGAGATagctatacaaaaaaaaaaaaaagcatgcGAAAAGAAATGGAGTTAAGAATGAGGCATACTTTATATATGTCGAAGCAAAGGGTGAAATTGACATGACAAACAACGCGAATTCCCGACAATATAGCACTGTGGAGCACTACGCCCCGCAATCTTGCCAACCGAGATGCCAAATGCAATGTCGGGCCGCTACCGACCGACTGGCCATACAAGATCAAGTCTTCCTGACTGACTCCATATTCGGTTTGCAAGCACTCGTATACTGCTTCAATGTCTGCATATGTGCTGTATTCGCTTGGCTAAACACCACGAAAACCAGAAGAACCAAATGAATACGCTAAGAAAACATAAAACCCGAAGAACTGATACTCATCGAAGTGAATCCAAAGAACCAACAATGATAATTACGGAGAAGTTCACATaaattgataagtttaaagagtttCCACAATTTCAAGCAGAGAGAAGGAAACTCACCTCCTTAACTCAGTTAAAAGTTATAAACACTTTCTCAAGAATCATAATGTGTACGTTGAACTTGAGATCTCAGTGTGTGAAAATACAAACCTTTCTGCTATTTGTAAGAGGAAAAAGAGACTTTATTTAGTTCGATGAACTACCATACCTTACCACTAGATGCTCCATATCCTGAGTAGTCGTATCTGTACGTTAGAAGAAAGCTTTGTTAGACACAAATTCCATTTTGAAAATATCTGAAGCTCTCAGAACAAGTATAGCTTCTTGGCACAGCGATAAACATCTCAAAGTTTTTGTCCATTTCTAAAACTACGGTGTTGTAACGTGTTTCTTGCTATACTTCTACAGAGTTTATAGATCATCAAGTAGTTAAGCCTGCATTACTACATTGTAAATGCCTTATCCATCCTCAATTTCATTGAGTCTAATTTTGTTATAATGCCTTCGATAACTCAATGTAAAATATGGATTCACCTCACGTTACATTCAACATGTAGATGTAAACGGTGAATCGAGCATTCTGCTGTCTTCATACAGTTTCAAAATTACACAGAATTTGCTCGACCGAAATCGTGTCAAACTATGAACATGCATGGGAGAAAATTCCCATTCAACAAAACTAATCAACTCGTAAATCAATTAGCTACTGTAAAATTAATAGTTTTCAAATATCACTGTCATATTCCTGAATTATCCCACACATTTATGCTTTGAATTACTGAATTAAAGCGATCTAAACCAGAGACTATGATGCAAAGATCTAATTTTGAGGAGAAAATTGCAGTAACAAAAACAGATAGAATAACTTCCTTTCAACTGCAGATATTTGCAGATTCAACAGCAAGCAAGGGCGAGAAATACAAAAGAAAGTTCGAGATCGAGTCTACAGATCAGGAGTGCTCGAACAAAAACACATGAACAACATGTGTTGAAAAGAACagtaaaacaaagaaaacaaacagtTGGTGAAGAGTAAAAACGAAGAAGAAAAATCCACTAACCCAATCAGATTCACCCTGAGATTGAGCTTGAGCTGCACGAAGAGATCGTAGAGCTGGCCCAGATCTGCAGCATTGCCATGCGAGTAGAGCACGGTAAGTCTCGCAAGGGGATTCTTCAAATAAAAGGCAACAATCTTGTTCCCCTGCTTGGTATCAAGAACCAGGACATCCATGGAATGGTCCCTTGGCACGCCGGACGCCACCATTCGGCCGCTGTCGTCCTTCTTCACGCTGTAAGTAGGTGGGTCGGGCGGGAAGAAGGCGAACTTCGCCGCCAGACTCGAAACCGAGCACCCCGAAAACATCGAGATCGATCCAACTCATTGACAGGGAGGAAATCTCATAAAAAGTGGATCTTTCTTCTTCCCCCTGCTTCCCTTAGCTGAGTGTCCCAGAATCGCCTAGGGTTTAGCTTACAAAAAGTGGTCTAGCAACTGAGAATCCGATGAAATCGAAGAAAGGAGCTTCCTTGCTTCGGGTTTTAGCCTCGAGGGGTTTTCCGGGGTTCAGTACGAAGAACAAAAAAGCTAAAATCTAAGCGAAATCCCTAGGTTTAAGCAGGTTGCCCAACTCTACCTAACCTACCTACCTAAGCAGTGGAGCCGAAGGGGACTGAAAGAGACAAGGAGATGGTTTTGAAGGCTAAAAGCCTTAGCTTTCTTCACCTTCCCTACAAAACCTAGCGAGACCGGAAGAAAAAAAACATCTTTTTCTCACAAATAAGATGAGGAGGAACACCTGAATCACACCTACAACCGAAGAACAGCTGATTGGAAAGCTTCTCGGACGAAACTTCGCGCACTAACTAGGGTTTGCAGATACGCCAACGCCAACAATAACTTGACTCCCTCTTCAATCTGTCTGTCTCACCGAGCGAGTGAAGGTGCGCAGGAAGGTCTGCTACGCACATTTAATAAATCACTTGCGGACATTGCATTGGTTTGTGGAAAGAGAGAGAAAAGAGGCCAGAAGGGTAGAAGCGAGAATGCAGGGCACCTTGTCACCTTCACACCCATGGCCATGGAGCTAAATTTATCGTCCTCTCATAATGATCTAGACTCACATATGAGGTATTatcattataaaatttaaaatttaaatttttataaaattaaaataatcattATTCTAAATACTGATAGTTatctgtgatttatctcctctgtaTTAACTTTAGAATAGATTGATAAGAGTACTAAGAGCGAATGTATTGACTATTTACGCCATGGAATTAAACCTATCGAGAGTGGAGTATAAACTTATtctataatttatcattttttcatataattttattattaattataaaataaatatacacACCTTTAACTACTATAATAGTTactgtttttttaaaaaacactcTCATAACTTATATATTTACATTTTATTTTAGGGACCGACGATAAGATATTTTTTAAGTTGAATGATATCATCTTTTACTTTAAtttagaagaaaaggaaaaagtccTCCAAATACTTCTGTAGTGATGagatattttcttaatttgttaATCAAGTAAAGATGAGTCTCATAAAAGTGagatatctaaaaatttaaatttactaTAATTGTATTTGAAATATAGATTTCCACTCAATCAAGCATGTTATTTTAATGAGGGAAATAGATGGAGGAAATAAtgaagtaataataataaaataaatgaaaatataaataaaaaaat contains:
- the LOC121998688 gene encoding alpha/beta hydrolase domain-containing protein 17C-like, whose translation is MFSGCSVSSLAAKFAFFPPDPPTYSVKKDDSGRMVASGVPRDHSMDVLVLDTKQGNKIVAFYLKNPLARLTVLYSHGNAADLGQLYDLFVQLKLNLRVNLIGYDYSGYGASSGKPSEYSTYADIEAVYECLQTEYGVSQEDLILYGQSVGSGPTLHLASRLARLRGVVLHSAILSGIRVVCHVNFTLCFDIYKNINKIKKVKCPILVIHGTEDDVVNWLHGHGLWKLAKEPYEPLWINGGGHCNLELYPDYIRHLCEFIREIENITTATRLKKIKQTLKLPKKATVTTSTASTTTFTTNCCCRIKFVKPNCASCSCGGCLTVRRSKGSANLCNWCSGRNRR